One genomic window of Elusimicrobiales bacterium includes the following:
- the thiD gene encoding bifunctional hydroxymethylpyrimidine kinase/phosphomethylpyrimidine kinase — translation MPKKCFRALTIAGSDSGGGAGIQADIKVFSALGCHGASAITAVTAQNTCGIRAAGEVPPRLVALQIEAVLEDIGADAVKTGMLCDAATVKAVSAALLKFRQKRIVVDPVLSAKDGATLLEKSAIPALMKNLFPLAALITPNIPEAEFLSGVKISCRTDMEKAGGILLGRGPGAVLVKGGHAPGRACDDVLLLPGKTLWLCGPRIRTRNTHGTGCLLSAAITAYLARGMCVKRAVILAKRYLTAALQFGAERRIGGGAGPANISSKNFC, via the coding sequence ATGCCTAAGAAATGCTTCCGGGCGCTGACAATCGCCGGCTCCGACAGCGGCGGCGGCGCGGGCATACAGGCGGATATAAAGGTGTTCTCCGCGCTGGGCTGCCATGGCGCGTCCGCAATTACCGCCGTTACCGCGCAGAACACATGCGGCATACGCGCCGCCGGGGAAGTTCCGCCACGGCTGGTCGCTCTCCAGATTGAGGCCGTGCTGGAGGATATCGGCGCGGACGCCGTGAAAACCGGAATGCTCTGCGATGCCGCGACCGTGAAAGCCGTTTCCGCCGCGCTTTTGAAATTCAGGCAGAAGCGGATTGTGGTTGACCCGGTTTTATCCGCCAAGGACGGCGCCACGCTGCTTGAGAAATCCGCAATCCCTGCGCTGATGAAAAATCTGTTCCCCCTTGCCGCCTTAATCACGCCGAATATCCCGGAGGCGGAATTTCTGTCCGGCGTCAAAATAAGCTGCCGCACGGACATGGAGAAGGCGGGCGGTATTCTGCTTGGGCGCGGCCCCGGGGCCGTGCTGGTAAAAGGCGGACATGCGCCGGGCCGGGCTTGCGACGACGTTCTGCTTCTGCCGGGCAAAACGCTCTGGCTTTGCGGACCCCGAATACGCACCAGAAACACGCATGGCACGGGCTGCCTGCTGTCGGCGGCGATAACGGCGTATCTGGCGCGCGGCATGTGCGTAAAGCGGGCCGTCATTCTGGCAAAACGCTATCTGACAGCGGCACTGCAATTCGGAGCGGAGCGCAGGATAGGCGGCGGCGCCGGCCCGGCGAATATCTCCTCAAAAAATTTCTGCTGA
- the thiC gene encoding phosphomethylpyrimidine synthase ThiC, which translates to MKYTDEFARREIFSGRAVMTANPNHKGVNPCVIGAAFGCKVNVNLGASAGRSGWKAEKAKLRIALECGADTVMDLSTGCDLKLMRRMMLENSPVPVGTVPVYEALARAGSPENLTEQLILDVIEEQAEQGVDFMTVHSGLLLEHLPHAEKRITGIVSRGGAILARHMRGKNRQNPFYSAFDRICEIARRRRVCLSLGDGLRPGCLADACDKAQFAELETLGGLVLRARRAGAQVMVEGPGHIPMHKVAMNVRKADKICRGAPFYVLGPLVTDIAPGYDHITSAIGAALAAREGASLLCCVTPREHLGLPDEADIRQGVIAYKIAAHAADIARGVPHARERDDEMSKARFAFDWERQFSLALDPETARAMRAAPPGDGECCTMCGPDFCAMRLYRRKNDNAANDNARCARNTPRRTADTQHH; encoded by the coding sequence ATGAAATATACAGACGAGTTTGCGCGAAGGGAAATTTTCTCCGGGCGGGCGGTGATGACGGCCAATCCGAATCACAAGGGGGTTAATCCCTGCGTGATAGGCGCCGCGTTCGGCTGCAAGGTGAATGTGAATCTGGGCGCGTCTGCGGGGCGCTCCGGCTGGAAGGCGGAAAAGGCCAAGCTGCGCATTGCCCTTGAATGCGGGGCGGACACCGTGATGGACCTGTCCACCGGCTGCGACCTGAAGCTGATGCGGCGGATGATGCTGGAGAATTCTCCGGTTCCGGTCGGCACCGTGCCGGTGTATGAGGCGCTGGCGCGCGCCGGCTCGCCTGAAAATCTGACGGAGCAGCTGATTCTGGACGTAATAGAGGAACAGGCCGAACAGGGCGTGGATTTCATGACCGTGCACAGCGGGCTGCTGCTGGAGCATCTGCCCCACGCGGAGAAAAGGATTACCGGCATAGTCTCGCGCGGCGGGGCGATACTGGCGCGGCACATGCGCGGCAAAAACAGGCAGAACCCGTTTTACTCGGCCTTTGACCGGATTTGCGAAATAGCGCGGCGGCGCCGCGTCTGCCTCAGCTTGGGCGACGGGCTGCGCCCCGGCTGCCTTGCCGACGCCTGCGACAAAGCCCAGTTTGCCGAGCTTGAAACGTTGGGCGGGCTTGTCCTGCGCGCGCGGCGGGCGGGCGCGCAGGTTATGGTGGAGGGGCCGGGGCATATTCCCATGCACAAGGTGGCTATGAATGTGCGCAAGGCGGACAAAATCTGCCGCGGCGCGCCGTTTTACGTGCTGGGGCCGCTGGTGACGGACATTGCCCCCGGCTACGACCATATCACTTCCGCCATCGGGGCGGCTCTGGCGGCCCGGGAGGGCGCGTCGCTGCTGTGCTGCGTTACTCCGCGCGAGCATCTGGGCCTTCCCGACGAGGCGGACATAAGGCAGGGCGTAATCGCCTACAAAATCGCGGCCCACGCAGCCGACATCGCGCGCGGCGTTCCGCATGCGCGCGAGCGGGACGATGAAATGTCCAAAGCCCGCTTTGCCTTTGACTGGGAGAGGCAGTTCTCCCTCGCGCTGGACCCGGAAACAGCACGCGCCATGCGCGCCGCTCCGCCGGGAGACGGCGAATGCTGCACCATGTGCGGTCCGGATTTCTGCGCGATGAGGCTCTACAGGAGGAAAAATGATAACGCCGCAAACGATAATGCGCGATGCGCGCGAAATACGCCGCGCCGGACCGCTGATACACAACATCACTAA
- a CDS encoding dATP/dGTP diphosphohydrolase domain-containing protein, translated as MTGPLSRTQGHKADAGKPRLELLPGDALAEVAKVLTLGAKKYGDRNWERGIAYSRVFGAHQRHALSWFARETRDPETGLSHIAHCAANALFLLSYELRNRRELDDRPQGDKSCRNQRKRA; from the coding sequence TTGACTGGGCCGCTCTCCAGAACGCAAGGGCATAAAGCCGACGCCGGCAAACCCCGGCTGGAGCTGCTGCCCGGCGACGCGCTGGCCGAGGTCGCCAAGGTTCTTACCCTCGGCGCAAAAAAATACGGCGACCGGAACTGGGAGCGCGGCATAGCCTACAGCCGCGTTTTCGGCGCGCATCAGCGGCACGCCCTTTCATGGTTCGCCCGCGAGACCCGCGACCCTGAGACCGGCCTGTCCCATATAGCCCACTGCGCCGCCAACGCGCTGTTCCTGCTGAGCTACGAGTTGCGCAACCGCCGCGAGCTGGACGACAGGCCTCAAGGAGATAAATCATGCCGGAACCAACGCAAGAGAGCATAG
- the thiE gene encoding thiamine phosphate synthase, whose product MKRKPDLRLCLVTDRPLCLGRPLLPLICAAVKGGVGIVQLREKNCATRDFIALARAVKAAVKVSLIINDRADVALACGADGLHIGQGDIPYADARRLLGPRAIIGLTVDTPAQVRAAEKLDADYLGISPVFCTATKKTVSPPWGAEGVQRLRAMSRHRLVAIGGINVRNAAAAVCAGADGVAVVSAICSAENPRRAAAGILKEVRTGLCLRNASGR is encoded by the coding sequence TTGAAGAGAAAACCGGATTTGCGGCTTTGCCTTGTAACTGACCGTCCGCTCTGCCTGGGCAGGCCGCTTTTGCCGCTGATTTGCGCGGCGGTGAAAGGGGGCGTCGGCATCGTGCAGTTGCGCGAAAAAAACTGCGCGACGCGCGATTTCATCGCCCTTGCGCGCGCAGTGAAGGCGGCTGTCAAAGTTTCTCTTATAATAAACGACAGGGCTGATGTCGCCCTTGCCTGCGGCGCGGACGGGCTGCATATCGGGCAGGGGGATATTCCTTATGCCGACGCGCGCCGTCTGCTGGGGCCGCGCGCCATTATAGGCCTTACGGTTGACACTCCGGCCCAGGTCCGCGCGGCGGAAAAACTTGACGCCGATTATCTGGGCATAAGCCCGGTATTCTGCACCGCGACAAAGAAAACGGTTTCACCGCCATGGGGGGCGGAGGGAGTGCAGCGGCTGCGCGCCATGTCGCGCCACAGGCTTGTGGCCATAGGCGGCATCAACGTGCGGAACGCGGCGGCGGCTGTCTGCGCCGGCGCGGACGGGGTTGCCGTGGTTTCCGCGATATGCTCGGCGGAAAACCCGCGGCGCGCAGCCGCCGGAATTTTGAAGGAAGTAAGGACAGGTTTATGCCTAAGAAATGCTTCCGGGCGCTGA
- the thiM gene encoding hydroxyethylthiazole kinase yields the protein MITPQTIMRDAREIRRAGPLIHNITNYVAMNFTANALLAVGASPVMAHACGEAAEMASLASALVINIGTLSPDWVCAMEKARDAAARKKIPVLLDPVGAGATAYRTETAAGLLARGVTAVRANGSETMALAGAYVRTKGVDSTAPSRGALEAAVSLLGRGAAVAVVSGETDYIAGSGGIVAIKNGHPVMARVTAMGCAASAIAGAFMAVNGDPAQACAHAMAVMGMAGEIAAENSRGPGSFQAAFLDALHSIGEKDMERLRVEEKTGFAALPCN from the coding sequence ATGATAACGCCGCAAACGATAATGCGCGATGCGCGCGAAATACGCCGCGCCGGACCGCTGATACACAACATCACTAACTACGTCGCTATGAATTTCACCGCCAACGCGCTGCTGGCCGTGGGCGCCTCGCCGGTGATGGCGCATGCCTGCGGGGAAGCGGCGGAGATGGCGTCGCTGGCGTCGGCGCTGGTCATAAATATCGGAACGTTAAGCCCGGACTGGGTTTGCGCCATGGAAAAAGCGCGCGATGCCGCCGCCCGCAAAAAAATTCCCGTGCTGCTTGACCCGGTGGGCGCAGGGGCCACCGCCTATCGCACCGAAACCGCCGCCGGGCTGCTTGCGCGCGGCGTAACGGCGGTGCGAGCCAACGGTTCCGAGACAATGGCGCTTGCCGGGGCGTATGTCCGCACAAAAGGGGTGGATTCAACCGCCCCGTCGCGCGGCGCGCTTGAGGCGGCGGTTTCGCTGCTGGGAAGGGGCGCGGCTGTTGCGGTTGTAAGCGGGGAGACGGATTATATCGCCGGCTCCGGCGGGATTGTCGCCATAAAAAACGGCCATCCCGTGATGGCGCGGGTTACCGCCATGGGGTGCGCGGCCTCGGCAATAGCGGGCGCGTTTATGGCGGTCAACGGCGACCCCGCGCAGGCCTGCGCGCATGCGATGGCGGTTATGGGCATGGCCGGTGAAATCGCGGCTGAGAATTCGCGCGGTCCCGGCTCTTTCCAGGCGGCTTTTCTTGACGCGCTGCACAGTATTGGCGAAAAGGATATGGAGCGTCTCCGTGTTGAAGAGAAAACCGGATTTGCGGCTTTGCCTTGTAACTGA
- a CDS encoding host-nuclease inhibitor Gam family protein: MSLSEIESLVKQYADRRARVTERLRQYEAGVAALKKEHLPGIKQAAVSASEKETELRAAIEASPALFEQPRSLTMHGIKFGFQKQKGSIRYEDEDKVISLVRKYLPEQADSLIKSEERLLKTALSNLTAAELKKLGVEVKESGDAVLVKSVDSDIDKLVNALLAEIDGRKEN; the protein is encoded by the coding sequence ATGTCCCTGTCTGAGATAGAATCGCTGGTCAAGCAATACGCCGACCGGCGCGCCCGCGTAACCGAACGGCTGCGCCAGTACGAGGCCGGCGTGGCCGCGCTCAAAAAAGAGCATCTGCCCGGCATCAAGCAGGCCGCCGTATCCGCGTCGGAAAAGGAGACCGAACTGCGCGCCGCCATAGAGGCCAGCCCTGCGCTTTTTGAGCAGCCCCGCTCCCTCACCATGCACGGGATAAAGTTCGGCTTCCAGAAGCAGAAAGGCTCCATCAGATACGAGGACGAGGACAAGGTAATCTCGCTCGTCCGCAAATACCTGCCGGAGCAGGCGGACTCGCTCATCAAGTCCGAAGAGCGGCTGCTCAAAACCGCGCTGTCAAACCTTACCGCCGCCGAGCTAAAAAAGCTGGGCGTGGAAGTCAAAGAAAGCGGCGACGCTGTCCTCGTAAAATCCGTTGATAGCGATATAGACAAACTGGTCAACGCCCTGCTGGCCGAAATTGACGGCAGGAAGGAAAACTGA
- a CDS encoding Mu transposase C-terminal domain-containing protein translates to MTENALTLRQISDLAKLPMNTLKSRARREGWPAAAETVINHKPARLFAPAALPDDLRLKLAPPPEQKPLALASVRPSDVPEAGRKTALARFDLLRQWRNWRDSYKGSSAAADGEFITGYNSNLFPQLRAELGEVSVKTLYRWLAMLDGSQDWQRLVPNYYGRGKGGPELSPKERDIFMGLLLQPNKPSIGTACRLVNFSLQKQGLALSHSPATFRRYAEHWKARHFDNWTFLREGTKALRDKVEPFIRRDPSQLEVGDVLVADGHRLNFQVINPFTGKPCRATFVGYVDWKSYCLAGYYIMLEENTQCIAAALRGAILSLGKMPKVCYQDNGRAFRSRFFTEDSSKFDECGLDGLFARLGICAVFAQPYNARAKVIEGWFNEFGNTFERLMPSYTGASIEDKPAWLMRNEKWHQARHNGYIPTISEAIAMIAQWLEFEGAQPCPHVEGKTRKQVFDEGRGPGVDPAALDDLMMQEKIGYIGRHGLRFLGADYWSDELYGLKQRAVIRYSLLDPESLKVYTEKEQFLCVARRVESLHPMARLGSAQNQQELERAIAGQKRLERRTMAMAGLELGRTGGPFEPPRATAAAAVLPAPESDTLRELHIPDSAVKPSARKAAPQPEAAPDPDARPFFQDSYQRCKWHIANGCRSDADRQWLAEYQRTREYQMLFTANEA, encoded by the coding sequence ATGACAGAGAACGCCTTGACGCTCCGGCAAATCTCCGACCTGGCAAAGCTGCCAATGAACACATTAAAAAGCCGCGCGCGCCGCGAAGGCTGGCCAGCGGCGGCGGAGACTGTCATCAACCACAAACCCGCGCGGCTGTTTGCCCCGGCGGCTCTGCCGGACGACCTGCGGCTCAAGCTCGCTCCGCCGCCGGAGCAGAAACCGCTTGCGCTGGCATCCGTCCGCCCCTCCGATGTGCCTGAAGCCGGGCGCAAAACCGCGCTCGCCCGCTTTGACCTGCTGCGGCAATGGCGCAACTGGCGCGACTCCTATAAAGGAAGCAGTGCGGCGGCGGACGGCGAATTCATTACCGGCTACAACTCTAATTTATTTCCGCAGCTTCGCGCGGAACTGGGCGAGGTTTCGGTCAAAACGCTTTACCGCTGGCTGGCCATGCTGGACGGCTCGCAGGACTGGCAGCGGCTGGTCCCGAACTACTACGGGCGCGGCAAGGGCGGCCCTGAACTGTCCCCGAAGGAGCGCGATATTTTCATGGGCCTGCTGCTCCAGCCCAACAAGCCCAGCATCGGCACTGCGTGCCGGCTGGTGAATTTCTCCCTGCAAAAGCAGGGGCTGGCCCTCTCGCATTCCCCCGCAACATTCCGCCGCTATGCCGAGCATTGGAAGGCCCGTCATTTTGACAACTGGACATTTTTGCGCGAGGGAACAAAAGCATTGCGCGACAAGGTGGAGCCGTTCATCCGCCGCGACCCGTCGCAACTTGAGGTTGGCGACGTGCTTGTCGCCGACGGACACCGGCTTAATTTTCAGGTTATAAACCCGTTCACCGGCAAGCCCTGCCGCGCGACATTTGTGGGCTATGTGGACTGGAAATCGTACTGCCTCGCTGGCTACTACATCATGTTGGAGGAAAACACGCAGTGCATCGCCGCCGCGCTGCGCGGCGCAATCCTCAGTCTCGGCAAAATGCCCAAGGTCTGCTATCAGGACAACGGACGCGCGTTTCGCTCCCGCTTCTTTACCGAAGACAGCAGCAAGTTTGACGAATGCGGGCTTGACGGGCTGTTTGCCCGGCTGGGCATTTGCGCGGTGTTCGCCCAACCTTATAATGCGCGCGCAAAAGTCATTGAGGGCTGGTTCAACGAGTTCGGCAACACTTTTGAGCGGCTCATGCCCAGCTACACCGGCGCGTCCATAGAAGACAAGCCCGCCTGGCTCATGCGCAACGAAAAGTGGCATCAGGCCCGGCACAACGGCTATATCCCGACCATATCCGAAGCCATAGCCATGATAGCGCAATGGCTGGAGTTTGAAGGCGCGCAGCCCTGCCCGCATGTTGAGGGCAAAACGCGCAAACAGGTTTTTGACGAGGGACGCGGCCCCGGCGTAGACCCCGCCGCGCTGGACGATTTGATGATGCAGGAAAAAATCGGATACATAGGCCGGCACGGCCTGCGATTCCTTGGCGCGGATTATTGGAGCGACGAGTTATACGGCCTCAAGCAGCGCGCGGTTATCCGCTACTCCCTGCTGGACCCGGAGTCTTTGAAAGTCTACACCGAAAAAGAGCAGTTCCTTTGCGTGGCGCGGCGTGTTGAATCGCTGCACCCGATGGCGCGGCTTGGCAGCGCTCAAAATCAGCAGGAGCTGGAGCGCGCGATTGCCGGCCAGAAGCGGCTGGAGCGGCGCACTATGGCGATGGCCGGGTTGGAGCTTGGCCGAACCGGCGGCCCGTTTGAGCCGCCGCGCGCTACGGCTGCCGCAGCGGTTTTGCCCGCCCCGGAAAGCGATACGCTGCGCGAACTGCATATCCCGGACTCTGCGGTCAAACCCTCCGCCCGCAAAGCTGCGCCGCAGCCTGAAGCCGCGCCGGACCCGGACGCGCGCCCGTTCTTTCAGGACTCCTATCAACGTTGCAAGTGGCACATCGCAAACGGCTGTCGCAGCGACGCTGATAGACAATGGCTGGCCGAGTATCAGCGGACCAGAGAGTATCAAATGCTTTTCACGGCAAACGAAGCGTAA
- a CDS encoding helix-turn-helix transcriptional regulator — MCLSMSTGERIKFLREKNGQTQKEFADFLGLDVQTISCYERGKLIPRPRKINLIAVKCGVKVSWLLSGLGPMSTVNDDKCETDLQEIVEFLREHPEQKKLVLDVVRMQKKAVAHMDNTARPARRLKPKNT, encoded by the coding sequence ATGTGTTTAAGTATGAGTACGGGCGAACGAATTAAATTTTTGAGAGAGAAGAACGGCCAAACGCAAAAAGAGTTTGCTGATTTTTTGGGTCTTGATGTGCAGACTATCTCCTGCTATGAGCGAGGGAAACTGATTCCACGTCCCAGGAAAATAAATTTAATTGCTGTTAAATGTGGTGTTAAAGTCTCGTGGTTGTTATCGGGGCTTGGCCCCATGTCTACGGTCAACGACGATAAGTGTGAAACGGATTTGCAAGAAATTGTTGAGTTTTTGCGCGAACACCCGGAACAAAAGAAACTCGTCCTTGACGTTGTACGGATGCAAAAAAAAGCTGTCGCGCACATGGATAACACTGCACGGCCTGCTCGCCGGCTAAAACCGAAAAACACATAG
- a CDS encoding Mor transcription activator family protein — protein MGNYEWLRELLKGMTRDEVSELLPDTLWDIYDTCGPAVLFSLLENLPKVPIYIGPQTVDVAVLRPNFPRKKALAALPEKARYIYKRCGRAVLLALLNRLPGVELYIAPDGLKAARTRYVRSHFNGRNVPELALRLGVSTCHIYQIISAQNKPPCAPPAYTPRLPF, from the coding sequence ATGGGAAACTACGAGTGGCTGCGCGAGCTTCTAAAAGGCATGACGCGCGATGAGGTTTCGGAACTGCTGCCGGATACGCTCTGGGATATTTATGACACTTGCGGCCCGGCTGTTCTGTTTTCCTTGTTGGAGAACCTGCCGAAAGTGCCGATATACATCGGTCCGCAAACGGTGGATGTCGCTGTTTTGCGCCCGAATTTTCCGCGCAAAAAAGCCCTGGCCGCCCTGCCGGAAAAAGCGCGCTATATTTATAAACGCTGCGGGCGCGCCGTGCTGCTCGCCCTGCTCAACCGGTTGCCCGGCGTTGAGCTTTATATCGCGCCGGATGGGCTTAAAGCCGCGCGGACGCGGTATGTCCGCAGTCATTTCAATGGCCGCAACGTGCCGGAACTGGCGCTGCGGCTGGGCGTCTCTACCTGCCATATTTATCAGATAATTTCCGCTCAAAACAAGCCGCCCTGCGCCCCTCCGGCCTACACGCCGAGGCTCCCTTTTTGA
- a CDS encoding site-specific DNA-methyltransferase, whose translation MERNTLINANCISIMKETPDNFYDAIVTDPPYELGFLGNAWDKTGIAFNAATWAHCLRVAKPGAHLLAFGGSRTFHHIASAIELAGWEIRDCILWLYGSGFPKSHNLRGNWQGFGTALKPAFEPIIVARKPLAGTVAANMDNWGCGALNIDACRIPSEAKTGWNGNPSNGYGGGLCGKEKGGRPVSGRWPANVIHDGGEDVFAAFPGDKTGKSPARFFYCAKAGPRDRDEGLAHFGKKPFEILGGSLGNGPAARRNIHPTVKPTALMRYLCRLVTPPGGVILDPFAGSGSTGKAAILEGFRFVGIEKEKRYAKIAQARLDWAALQNARA comes from the coding sequence GTGGAACGCAACACGCTTATCAACGCAAACTGCATCAGCATTATGAAAGAAACGCCCGATAATTTTTACGACGCCATCGTTACCGACCCGCCTTATGAGCTGGGATTTCTGGGCAACGCATGGGACAAAACGGGCATAGCATTCAACGCCGCCACCTGGGCGCATTGCCTGCGCGTCGCCAAACCCGGCGCGCATCTGCTCGCCTTCGGCGGCAGCCGCACATTTCACCACATCGCAAGCGCCATAGAGCTTGCCGGCTGGGAAATCCGGGACTGCATCCTTTGGCTTTACGGCAGCGGATTCCCTAAAAGCCACAACCTGCGCGGCAACTGGCAGGGCTTTGGCACCGCGCTCAAGCCGGCTTTTGAGCCGATTATCGTCGCCCGCAAGCCGCTTGCCGGCACGGTTGCAGCCAACATGGACAACTGGGGCTGCGGCGCGCTTAATATTGACGCCTGCCGCATTCCCTCCGAAGCCAAAACCGGCTGGAACGGCAACCCTTCCAACGGCTATGGCGGCGGTCTGTGCGGAAAGGAAAAAGGCGGCAGGCCGGTTTCCGGTCGCTGGCCGGCCAACGTTATACACGACGGCGGCGAAGATGTCTTCGCCGCTTTCCCCGGCGATAAAACCGGCAAAAGCCCCGCGCGCTTTTTCTACTGCGCAAAAGCCGGTCCGCGCGACAGGGACGAAGGTCTGGCGCATTTCGGTAAAAAGCCTTTTGAAATACTCGGCGGCAGCCTCGGCAACGGCCCGGCTGCGCGGCGCAACATTCACCCGACCGTAAAACCCACCGCGCTGATGCGGTATCTCTGCCGGCTGGTAACGCCGCCCGGCGGAGTTATCCTTGACCCGTTCGCCGGCAGCGGCAGCACCGGCAAGGCGGCCATCCTTGAAGGTTTCAGGTTCGTCGGTATAGAAAAGGAAAAACGGTATGCAAAAATCGCGCAAGCCCGGCTTGACTGGGCCGCTCTCCAGAACGCAAGGGCATAA
- a CDS encoding ATP-binding protein — MKNVYVKTANVAAFAGAMNRLKDRASGVPGMALAYGEPGLGKSRAAVWWTAANEDAVYIRAKAVMTPRWLLEELAAELGEEPARRASELFRQCQANLKERPRMVLVDEVDFLVRDPRLIETLRDLHDSSGAPIVMLGMNGAEKKLARYKHICDRFSEIVHFRELSLADVRLIAEQLCEVKLSVDAVDYLHVQARRFRQVVMALYRAEHIARANSLKEVTAAHLGGAK; from the coding sequence ATGAAAAATGTCTATGTCAAAACCGCCAATGTGGCCGCGTTCGCGGGCGCGATGAACCGGCTCAAAGACCGCGCCTCCGGCGTGCCGGGTATGGCACTCGCTTATGGCGAGCCGGGCCTCGGCAAAAGCCGCGCCGCCGTCTGGTGGACCGCCGCCAACGAGGACGCCGTCTACATCCGCGCCAAAGCGGTTATGACGCCGCGCTGGCTGCTTGAGGAACTGGCGGCGGAACTGGGCGAGGAGCCTGCCCGCCGCGCGTCGGAGTTGTTCCGCCAGTGCCAGGCGAACCTCAAGGAACGCCCCCGCATGGTGCTGGTAGACGAGGTGGATTTCCTCGTGCGCGACCCGCGCCTTATTGAAACATTGCGCGACCTGCACGATTCCAGCGGCGCGCCTATCGTCATGCTTGGCATGAACGGCGCGGAAAAAAAGCTGGCGCGCTACAAGCATATCTGCGACCGGTTCTCGGAAATCGTGCATTTCCGCGAATTGTCGCTGGCCGATGTGCGGCTGATAGCGGAACAGCTTTGCGAGGTGAAGCTCTCCGTCGACGCGGTGGATTATCTGCACGTTCAGGCCCGCCGGTTCCGGCAGGTGGTGATGGCGCTCTACCGCGCCGAGCATATCGCCCGCGCGAACTCGCTCAAGGAAGTTACGGCGGCGCATCTCGGAGGCGCGAAATGA
- a CDS encoding phage protein GemA/Gp16 family protein: MQTDSSRVSPQQIKLIHTLKSRLGLPDSAYRSMLGDYHVRSSTQLTSDGADQLIWTLQKNAENRQVWTRPARKYENLAGRRNMATPRQLRMVEAMWAGVSRASNMAERAAALNSFLTRFGAAKIEDVQYWQVGKIVEALKAMKPGGKA; encoded by the coding sequence ATGCAAACTGACAGCAGCCGCGTTTCGCCCCAGCAGATAAAACTGATTCACACGCTCAAGTCCAGATTGGGCCTGCCCGATAGCGCGTACCGCTCAATGCTGGGCGATTATCATGTTCGCTCCTCAACGCAGCTAACTTCCGACGGAGCGGACCAGCTTATCTGGACCCTGCAGAAAAACGCGGAAAACCGGCAAGTCTGGACGCGCCCTGCGCGCAAATACGAAAACCTCGCCGGACGCCGCAACATGGCCACGCCGCGCCAGCTCCGCATGGTTGAGGCGATGTGGGCCGGAGTCTCCCGCGCGTCAAATATGGCGGAGCGCGCGGCTGCGCTGAACTCGTTTCTGACCCGCTTCGGAGCCGCAAAGATTGAGGACGTGCAATACTGGCAGGTCGGCAAAATCGTGGAGGCGCTGAAAGCGATGAAACCCGGAGGAAAAGCTTGA